The Scatophagus argus isolate fScaArg1 chromosome 20, fScaArg1.pri, whole genome shotgun sequence genome window below encodes:
- the tsc1b gene encoding TSC complex subunit 1b isoform X1: MAREQPNVGDLLPLLETSDLHQLEEIRGLINEQLSTERGSMLLNGLVDYFLETNSAQAMHILSSVREPHDKHLLDKMNECMSKQACRLPTLTLLGHVIRKQPSWIHKIARYPLLISLLKCLKTDTDVVVLITGVLVLITLLPMIPQAGKQHLWEYFDIFGRLASWNLKNPGHVSEVYLIHLHASVYSLFHRLYGMYPCNFVSYLRSHYSMKENMETFEEVVKPMLEHVRIHPELVTGTKDHELDPTRWKKYEIHDIVIECAKVSLDPKEASCEEGYATMPENFYPQIHLRPQDCTSSPYADLHSSYGSSSSTPFSTPRQPQLPPLSLPPFSGTQSTYRSPQTSRRQNSTCELNSSCGGKDPLWSPSSLCGMATPPSSRGMSPNLELSHSASHLPSRFHCTSGGKGTPASSTPATSSPPPTLSDDFPIISLPATTVQSSPPRKDRRQGESSKAALVRQEPVKDTEKSAELATNRDAGTAENVSMTLTELSVFMKKQELELQLRTEKEKEEAAITEELLKITEDKREPSGLRGFDSPFYHTTETLTGWQTQDKSLSNAHTGAPVRDTHHVVSTPDKAENTASTSGVGSERGGGGGAGGDSRSSAFGLEQSWSFQSGFTPIDHHLLRSPSAPDDELGKFGMFSPSPCNKTPVPYESFFKLALPRAASLFVGQKTSEMVHKVAMDRLSQWEEGLEDGEEEGVSSASPLEVLDRLVQQGSDAHDKVLKRACPGCVQSVTAAERKHPVLNKLPLPSKSADWTHFGGSAPLDELHTLRSQLLLLHNQLLYERYKREQHAVRNRRLLRRIINATALEEQNNAMKDQLNLQSVDILSLRESLQVEQQRYRQLWDDRETVVTRLHSQIRQLQQARDDYYTKNQELQSKLQECQKSMDEMEAELQRANNKVCHTGHLLNQMTIKLSNSESTQQQMSFLNKQLLLLGEAHKLSMQELHHTGADDTKEAQMLQVSYRKEVETLRQSLLVQGQKLEAAQQRVAELETHLSKKEHLIVEQKKFLEDVKCQAKAELQASDSRYQAQRRITQLLQTELLQLYSRVEMEAPASTTVGSPLGVRADPHIHADSSIMVPDGPSKTSTNEEADSRPQHDSPRGNGSTLSPGQPKASNSSKTATNSINGSQELAPSLLVESSLSCPHANPLAPQPPSNAPLTVGSYPSAKSFLGMRARELFRNKSESQCDEEQPPPRLAGLAHDLKTELCVEPPCPLYVAPAPCSIPTQPPVPTPALSPAAPLIVPTKEPHSEPKQRASSQESPCRKAGAGPIGVRGHVGSGRPRQQQLKIMDYNETHHEHS; this comes from the exons ATGGCCAGGGAGCAGCCCAACGTGGGGGACCTCCTCCCACTCCTGGAGACCTCCGACCTCCACCAGCTAGAAGAAATCAGAGGCCTCATCAACGAACAGCTCAGCACTG agcGAGGGTCCATGCTGCTGAATGGGCTGGTGGACTACTTTTTGGAAACAAACTCTGCCCAGGCTATGCATATCCTCTCCTCAGTCAGAGAGCCGCATGATAAG caCCTTCTGGACAAGATGAATGAGTGCATGAGCAAACAGGCCTGTCGACTGCCCACCCTCACCCTGCTTGGACATGTAATCCGCAAGCAGCCGTCCTGGATCCACAAGATTGCCCGATACCCTCTGCTTATCTCGCTGCTCAAATGCCTAAAG ACGGATACTGATGTGGTGGTGCTGATTACTGGAGTGCTGGTGCTGATCACTCTGTTACCCATGATCCCTCAAGCTGGGAAACAACACCTGTGGGAGTATTTTGACATCTTCGGCCGCCTCGCATCTTGGAACCTTAAGAATCCTG GCCATGTTTCAGAGGTTTACCTAATCCACTTGCATGCCAGTGTCTATTCACTCTTCCACCGTCTCTACGGCATGTACCCGTGCAACTTTGTGTCCTACCTGCGCTCCCATTACAGCATGAAGGAAAACATGGAAACCTTTGAGGAAGTAGTCAAG CCGATGCTTGAACACGTTCGTATTCACCCAGAACTGGTGACAGGAACCAAGGACCATGAGCTTGACCCCACCAG GTGGAAAAAGTATGAAATCCACGATATCGTGATCGAATGTGCCAAAGTGTCTCTAGACCCCAAGGAGGCCTCCTGTGAGGAGGGCTACGCCACCATGCCTGAGAACTTTTATCCCCAAATCCACCTGCGACCACAAGACTGCACTTCCAGCCCCTACGCAGACCTCCACAGCAGCTACG GAAGCTCTTCTTCGACCCCATTCTCGACTCCACGGCAGCCGCAACTCCCGCCCCTGTCCTTGCCCCCCTTCTCAGGGACACAGTCCACCTACCGCAGCCCGCAGACCTCCAGACGGCAG AACTCCACCTGTGAACTGAACTCTTCCTGTGGGGGGAAGGACCCTCTGTGGAGCCCCTCCTCGTTGTGTGGCATGGCCACGCCCCCCTCCTCCAGGGGCATGTCGCCCAACTTGGAGCTCTCCCACAGTGCCTCACACCTTCCCAGCCGCTTCCACTGCACATCAG GAGGGAAAGGAACACCTGCCTCTAGCACTCCAGCCACCTCTTCCCCACCTCCTACCCTATCAGATGACTTCCCCATAATCTCCTTACCAGCTaccacagtccagtccagtccaccAAGAAAG GATCGCAGACAAGGAGAAAGCAGCAAGGCAGCACTGGTGAGACAGGAACCAGTGAAAGATACAGAGAAGAGTGCAGAATTAGCCACAAACAGAG ATGCAGGAACTGCTGAGAACGTCTCCATGACTTTGACAGAGCTGTCGGTCTTCATGAAGAAACAGGAGCTGGAGCTTCAGTTGAGAacggagaaagagaaggaagagg CTGCCAtcacagaggagctgctgaagaTCACTGAGGATAAGCGGGAGCCGTCTGGCCTGAGGGGCTTTGATTCCCCTTTCTATCACACCACCGAGACTCTGACTGGCTGGCAGACACAAGACAAGAGCCTCTCTAATGCCCATACCGGAGCCCCCGTCCGAGACACCCACCATGTTGTGTCAACGCCAGACAAAGCGGAGAACACTGCAAGTACCAGCGGTGTTGggagtgaaagaggagggggaggaggagcaggaggagacagcaggagTTCAGCCTTCGGACTTGAGCAGTCCTGGTCCTTCCAGTCAGGTTTTACCCCCATCGATCACCACCTCCTCCGGAGCCCCTCTGCCCCGGATGATGAGTTGGGCAAGTTTGGGATGTTCTCTCCAAGCCCATGCAACAAGACCCCGGTGCCCTATGAGTCCTTTTTCAAGCTGGCCCTGCCCAGAGCGGCGTCACTCTTCGTTGGCCAGAAGACGTCAGAGATGGTGCACAAGGTGGCGATGGATAGACTGTCGCAGTGGGAGGAGGGGTTGGAGGacggggaggaggaaggggtcTCATCTGCTTCACCACTGGAGGTGCTGGATCGCCTTGTTCAGCAGGGGAGCGACGCCCATGATAAAGTGCTCAAGAG AGCCTGCCCGGGTTGTGTCCAGTCTGTTACTGCAGCTGAAAGGAAACACCCAGTTCTGAACAA ATTACCTTTGCCAAGCAAGTCAGCTGACTGGACGCACTTCGGAG GCTCAGCTCCGCTGGACGAGCTTCACACGCTGCGCAgccagctgctcctgctgcacAACCAGCTGCTGTACGAGCGCTACAAGAGGGAGCAGCACGCCGTCCGCAACCGACGCCTCCTCCGACGCATCATCAACGCCACTGCGCTGGAGGAGCAGAACAACGCTATG aaggACCAGCTGAACCTGCAGAGCGTGGACATCCTGTCACTGAGAGAGAGTctgcaggtggagcagcagcGGTACAGGCAGCTGTGGGATGACCGGGAGACGGTGGTGACCAGGCTGCACAGTCAGATCCGACAGCTGCAGCAGGCGCGAGACGACTACTACACCAAGAACCAGGAGCTGCAG aGCAAGCTGCAGGAGTGTCAGAAAAGTATGGATGAAATGGAGGCGGAGCTTCAGAGGGCCAACAACAAAGTCTGCCACACAGGTCACCTCCTCAACCAGATGACTATCAAG CTGAGCAACAGTGAGAGCACCCAGCAGCAGATGAGCTTCCTGaacaagcagctgctgctcctcgGGGAGGCACATAAGCTGTCCATGCAGGAGTTACACCACACAGGCGCTGATGATACAAAG GAGGCCCAGATGCTGCAGGTGTCTTACAGGAAGGAGGTGGAAACACTGAGGCAGAGCCTGCTGGTTCAGGGTCAGAAGCTGGAGGCAGCGCAGCAGAGAGTCGCCGAGCTGGAGACCCACCTATCCAAGAAGGAACATCTTATCGTCGAGCAGAAAAAGTTCCTCGAGGATGTAAAATGTCAAGCGAA GGCGGAGCTGCAGGCCTCAGACAGCAGGTATCAGGCTCAGAGGAGAAtcactcagctgctgcagactgaacTCCTGCAGCTCTACAGCAGAGTGGAGATGGAGGCTCCTGCCAGCACCACTGTCGGTTCACCACTAGGGGTCAGAGCAGACCCACACATTCATGCTGACTCCAG CATCATGGTGCCAGATGGACCAAGTAAAACCTCCACTAACGAGGAGGCGGACAGTAGACCACAACACGACTCCCCTCGGGGCAACGGCAGCACTTTATCGCCCGGGCAACCAAAGGCGAGCAACTCTTCCAAGACAGCAACCAACTCTATTAACGGCAGCCAGGAACTGGCCCCATCACTTTTGGTGGAGTCCTCCCTGTCCTGTCCCCATGCTAACCCTCTTGCACCCCAGCCCCCCTCCAATGCGCCGCTAACTGTGGGCTCGTACCCCAGCGCCAAGAGCTTCCTGGGCATGAGGGCGCGCGAGCTGTTCCGCAACAAGAGCGAGAGCCAGTGTGATGAGGAACAACCGCCACCCCGCCTGGCCGGCCTCGCCCACGACCTGAAGACTGAGCTGTGCGTGGAGCCCCCCTGCCCTCTTTATGTCGCCCCTGCACCTTGCTCCATCCCAACTCAGCCCCCTGTTCCAACACCTGCCCTCTCCCCCGCCGCTCCTCTCATTGTGCCCACCAAGGAGCCCCATTCTGAGCCCAAGCAGCGTGCCTCTAGCCAAGAGAGTCCCTGCAGGAAGGCAGGGGCAGGGCCAATTGGAGTCCGAGGTCACGTGGGGTCAGGGCGCCCCCGGCAACAGCAGCTAAAGATCATGGACTATAATGAAACACATCATGAGCACAGTTAG
- the tsc1b gene encoding TSC complex subunit 1b isoform X2, with product MAREQPNVGDLLPLLETSDLHQLEEIRGLINEQLSTERGSMLLNGLVDYFLETNSAQAMHILSSVREPHDKHLLDKMNECMSKQACRLPTLTLLGHVIRKQPSWIHKIARYPLLISLLKCLKTDTDVVVLITGVLVLITLLPMIPQAGKQHLWEYFDIFGRLASWNLKNPGHVSEVYLIHLHASVYSLFHRLYGMYPCNFVSYLRSHYSMKENMETFEEVVKPMLEHVRIHPELVTGTKDHELDPTRWKKYEIHDIVIECAKVSLDPKEASCEEGYATMPENFYPQIHLRPQDCTSSPYADLHSSYGSSSSTPFSTPRQPQLPPLSLPPFSGTQSTYRSPQTSRRQNSTCELNSSCGGKDPLWSPSSLCGMATPPSSRGMSPNLELSHSASHLPSRFHCTSGGKGTPASSTPATSSPPPTLSDDFPIISLPATTVQSSPPRKDRRQGESSKAALVRQEPVKDTEKSAELATNRDAGTAENVSMTLTELSVFMKKQELELQLRTEKEKEEAAITEELLKITEDKREPSGLRGFDSPFYHTTETLTGWQTQDKSLSNAHTGAPVRDTHHVVSTPDKAENTASTSGVGSERGGGGGAGGDSRSSAFGLEQSWSFQSGFTPIDHHLLRSPSAPDDELGKFGMFSPSPCNKTPVPYESFFKLALPRAASLFVGQKTSEMVHKVAMDRLSQWEEGLEDGEEEGVSSASPLEVLDRLVQQGSDAHDKVLKRLPLPSKSADWTHFGGSAPLDELHTLRSQLLLLHNQLLYERYKREQHAVRNRRLLRRIINATALEEQNNAMKDQLNLQSVDILSLRESLQVEQQRYRQLWDDRETVVTRLHSQIRQLQQARDDYYTKNQELQSKLQECQKSMDEMEAELQRANNKVCHTGHLLNQMTIKLSNSESTQQQMSFLNKQLLLLGEAHKLSMQELHHTGADDTKEAQMLQVSYRKEVETLRQSLLVQGQKLEAAQQRVAELETHLSKKEHLIVEQKKFLEDVKCQAKAELQASDSRYQAQRRITQLLQTELLQLYSRVEMEAPASTTVGSPLGVRADPHIHADSSIMVPDGPSKTSTNEEADSRPQHDSPRGNGSTLSPGQPKASNSSKTATNSINGSQELAPSLLVESSLSCPHANPLAPQPPSNAPLTVGSYPSAKSFLGMRARELFRNKSESQCDEEQPPPRLAGLAHDLKTELCVEPPCPLYVAPAPCSIPTQPPVPTPALSPAAPLIVPTKEPHSEPKQRASSQESPCRKAGAGPIGVRGHVGSGRPRQQQLKIMDYNETHHEHS from the exons ATGGCCAGGGAGCAGCCCAACGTGGGGGACCTCCTCCCACTCCTGGAGACCTCCGACCTCCACCAGCTAGAAGAAATCAGAGGCCTCATCAACGAACAGCTCAGCACTG agcGAGGGTCCATGCTGCTGAATGGGCTGGTGGACTACTTTTTGGAAACAAACTCTGCCCAGGCTATGCATATCCTCTCCTCAGTCAGAGAGCCGCATGATAAG caCCTTCTGGACAAGATGAATGAGTGCATGAGCAAACAGGCCTGTCGACTGCCCACCCTCACCCTGCTTGGACATGTAATCCGCAAGCAGCCGTCCTGGATCCACAAGATTGCCCGATACCCTCTGCTTATCTCGCTGCTCAAATGCCTAAAG ACGGATACTGATGTGGTGGTGCTGATTACTGGAGTGCTGGTGCTGATCACTCTGTTACCCATGATCCCTCAAGCTGGGAAACAACACCTGTGGGAGTATTTTGACATCTTCGGCCGCCTCGCATCTTGGAACCTTAAGAATCCTG GCCATGTTTCAGAGGTTTACCTAATCCACTTGCATGCCAGTGTCTATTCACTCTTCCACCGTCTCTACGGCATGTACCCGTGCAACTTTGTGTCCTACCTGCGCTCCCATTACAGCATGAAGGAAAACATGGAAACCTTTGAGGAAGTAGTCAAG CCGATGCTTGAACACGTTCGTATTCACCCAGAACTGGTGACAGGAACCAAGGACCATGAGCTTGACCCCACCAG GTGGAAAAAGTATGAAATCCACGATATCGTGATCGAATGTGCCAAAGTGTCTCTAGACCCCAAGGAGGCCTCCTGTGAGGAGGGCTACGCCACCATGCCTGAGAACTTTTATCCCCAAATCCACCTGCGACCACAAGACTGCACTTCCAGCCCCTACGCAGACCTCCACAGCAGCTACG GAAGCTCTTCTTCGACCCCATTCTCGACTCCACGGCAGCCGCAACTCCCGCCCCTGTCCTTGCCCCCCTTCTCAGGGACACAGTCCACCTACCGCAGCCCGCAGACCTCCAGACGGCAG AACTCCACCTGTGAACTGAACTCTTCCTGTGGGGGGAAGGACCCTCTGTGGAGCCCCTCCTCGTTGTGTGGCATGGCCACGCCCCCCTCCTCCAGGGGCATGTCGCCCAACTTGGAGCTCTCCCACAGTGCCTCACACCTTCCCAGCCGCTTCCACTGCACATCAG GAGGGAAAGGAACACCTGCCTCTAGCACTCCAGCCACCTCTTCCCCACCTCCTACCCTATCAGATGACTTCCCCATAATCTCCTTACCAGCTaccacagtccagtccagtccaccAAGAAAG GATCGCAGACAAGGAGAAAGCAGCAAGGCAGCACTGGTGAGACAGGAACCAGTGAAAGATACAGAGAAGAGTGCAGAATTAGCCACAAACAGAG ATGCAGGAACTGCTGAGAACGTCTCCATGACTTTGACAGAGCTGTCGGTCTTCATGAAGAAACAGGAGCTGGAGCTTCAGTTGAGAacggagaaagagaaggaagagg CTGCCAtcacagaggagctgctgaagaTCACTGAGGATAAGCGGGAGCCGTCTGGCCTGAGGGGCTTTGATTCCCCTTTCTATCACACCACCGAGACTCTGACTGGCTGGCAGACACAAGACAAGAGCCTCTCTAATGCCCATACCGGAGCCCCCGTCCGAGACACCCACCATGTTGTGTCAACGCCAGACAAAGCGGAGAACACTGCAAGTACCAGCGGTGTTGggagtgaaagaggagggggaggaggagcaggaggagacagcaggagTTCAGCCTTCGGACTTGAGCAGTCCTGGTCCTTCCAGTCAGGTTTTACCCCCATCGATCACCACCTCCTCCGGAGCCCCTCTGCCCCGGATGATGAGTTGGGCAAGTTTGGGATGTTCTCTCCAAGCCCATGCAACAAGACCCCGGTGCCCTATGAGTCCTTTTTCAAGCTGGCCCTGCCCAGAGCGGCGTCACTCTTCGTTGGCCAGAAGACGTCAGAGATGGTGCACAAGGTGGCGATGGATAGACTGTCGCAGTGGGAGGAGGGGTTGGAGGacggggaggaggaaggggtcTCATCTGCTTCACCACTGGAGGTGCTGGATCGCCTTGTTCAGCAGGGGAGCGACGCCCATGATAAAGTGCTCAAGAG ATTACCTTTGCCAAGCAAGTCAGCTGACTGGACGCACTTCGGAG GCTCAGCTCCGCTGGACGAGCTTCACACGCTGCGCAgccagctgctcctgctgcacAACCAGCTGCTGTACGAGCGCTACAAGAGGGAGCAGCACGCCGTCCGCAACCGACGCCTCCTCCGACGCATCATCAACGCCACTGCGCTGGAGGAGCAGAACAACGCTATG aaggACCAGCTGAACCTGCAGAGCGTGGACATCCTGTCACTGAGAGAGAGTctgcaggtggagcagcagcGGTACAGGCAGCTGTGGGATGACCGGGAGACGGTGGTGACCAGGCTGCACAGTCAGATCCGACAGCTGCAGCAGGCGCGAGACGACTACTACACCAAGAACCAGGAGCTGCAG aGCAAGCTGCAGGAGTGTCAGAAAAGTATGGATGAAATGGAGGCGGAGCTTCAGAGGGCCAACAACAAAGTCTGCCACACAGGTCACCTCCTCAACCAGATGACTATCAAG CTGAGCAACAGTGAGAGCACCCAGCAGCAGATGAGCTTCCTGaacaagcagctgctgctcctcgGGGAGGCACATAAGCTGTCCATGCAGGAGTTACACCACACAGGCGCTGATGATACAAAG GAGGCCCAGATGCTGCAGGTGTCTTACAGGAAGGAGGTGGAAACACTGAGGCAGAGCCTGCTGGTTCAGGGTCAGAAGCTGGAGGCAGCGCAGCAGAGAGTCGCCGAGCTGGAGACCCACCTATCCAAGAAGGAACATCTTATCGTCGAGCAGAAAAAGTTCCTCGAGGATGTAAAATGTCAAGCGAA GGCGGAGCTGCAGGCCTCAGACAGCAGGTATCAGGCTCAGAGGAGAAtcactcagctgctgcagactgaacTCCTGCAGCTCTACAGCAGAGTGGAGATGGAGGCTCCTGCCAGCACCACTGTCGGTTCACCACTAGGGGTCAGAGCAGACCCACACATTCATGCTGACTCCAG CATCATGGTGCCAGATGGACCAAGTAAAACCTCCACTAACGAGGAGGCGGACAGTAGACCACAACACGACTCCCCTCGGGGCAACGGCAGCACTTTATCGCCCGGGCAACCAAAGGCGAGCAACTCTTCCAAGACAGCAACCAACTCTATTAACGGCAGCCAGGAACTGGCCCCATCACTTTTGGTGGAGTCCTCCCTGTCCTGTCCCCATGCTAACCCTCTTGCACCCCAGCCCCCCTCCAATGCGCCGCTAACTGTGGGCTCGTACCCCAGCGCCAAGAGCTTCCTGGGCATGAGGGCGCGCGAGCTGTTCCGCAACAAGAGCGAGAGCCAGTGTGATGAGGAACAACCGCCACCCCGCCTGGCCGGCCTCGCCCACGACCTGAAGACTGAGCTGTGCGTGGAGCCCCCCTGCCCTCTTTATGTCGCCCCTGCACCTTGCTCCATCCCAACTCAGCCCCCTGTTCCAACACCTGCCCTCTCCCCCGCCGCTCCTCTCATTGTGCCCACCAAGGAGCCCCATTCTGAGCCCAAGCAGCGTGCCTCTAGCCAAGAGAGTCCCTGCAGGAAGGCAGGGGCAGGGCCAATTGGAGTCCGAGGTCACGTGGGGTCAGGGCGCCCCCGGCAACAGCAGCTAAAGATCATGGACTATAATGAAACACATCATGAGCACAGTTAG